The following DNA comes from Bombus terrestris chromosome 2, iyBomTerr1.2, whole genome shotgun sequence.
AAtctaaaaaagtaataaaacgcGACTATAATAGAGTAAGCTACGTTATAATAATGACGACGATAATGATATACTCACAAAGATTCAACATATGCCATATCACTTAAATTCCATACTTTTACGCTTCTATCTTTAGAACCGGAATACAACGTGTGCGTATCTCTACGGAACACTAAACTGGTAACGCTATCCCTATGACCTTGCAAGTTTTTTATGTGATTCAAGGTATCTCCACAAAATACTAGAATATGTTTACAACCGCTATCTCCTGCTACCTTTAATCATAAGAaacagatatttatatatacttgtaaatgcagatatattataaatgaaagTTTATATAATCTTACCAAAAATTTACCATCGGTACTAATCGCCAAACATTGTACACATTTCATTCCAGCCTCTGATTTCCTTTTCCCTTTAACGGCTTTCAATTTTGCTCTTTCTTTTAAGCACCCTAGTAAGTAATATTCGCTTAAGTAAAATTGTTCTCATAATTCAACGGTTCAATGTTTTATCAAAAGTAACATACATTTAACTAAACTACCGTCCTTTGAACCAGAATATAAAAACTTTCCATTGCTAGAGAGACATAAACAGGTAATTGAACTTTTATGTTCTTTACATTTTAGAACAATTGGTTCACCATGATTGATATAATTTGAAGCTACAGTCTTCCGTAACCTTCCCTTTTCTTCTAAATATTCCTCTTGCAATCTTCTTGCTACTGCTCCTTCTTCAAATTCTGCCCTATctctttctatatttatttacaaaactGGTGTTAAAGACATAGAACACGTAGAAAAACAAATTCATGTAATAGTTTACTACCTTCCTCTTCGATGTGCTGAAGGTATTTCTTTGCGAGTCTTACACGCTTCTCCTGAGcagtttcttcctcttcctcgctttcatattcttcgtttcttctatacaaaataataattaataacaactagaaataaaattattaaatctaaatttggaaatatataaatacctcTGATTTTCTTCTGCAAGTTCTTCGTCTGTACTGGCAATACTTTCATTATCATCAGGTATAGACTTATTTATCTTCTTTGTCTTCCCCTTTGTTTTAGTATAACCATTAaactaaaatatgataaatttgtAATCTTTTGTAGTACATTACAAATAAATTCAATTGCATCTTCCATtcatagaataatttttatgtatcaaaaatcaaatatttttaagtatatatacattttttatacctTTCTTTTAATTCCTCCGCTACCTtgtttatttcgaataaaaaatgaCATATTTACAAAATGCTTTTTCAAACGAATGTTAACCTATTTCACTCCTACCACATGGCTTATTTTTCTTAAACAAGCACTGCCAGCAACCGCAATCAAGAAAGCACGATATTAATCTATGTAACAACCCGCTACATGGAAAGTCACCGTTAGGATACGGCGATGGCGCACTCTATATTCAATGAACATAGTACATTTTTCGAATAATGCGTAATTGGTAAACCTGATCGAATGATAATGCATTTTTCTATGACTATTACTTTTAGTTTGATTATTTATAGATAATATAATTACTTGACAAAAATTAACCCCTCGCCTTACGATTTAGGTTCCAATAAACAATAAGCAAAACATGTCTTCTGATATATAAGTGCATGTGTAAGAtacaactaattttattttgcatgaCGTTTGATAAATTTGACTACCAATTGATCATTGAACACGAAAGATTTATTATCTTggagtaaataataaatcaataacaaCGACGTACTACGTCTTTCACACGATAGTGTAAGTTACAGGGTTAAGAACCGTTGTAAATTCTTATTGATCCctcataatttaatatttatgtaaacaaaaaaaggaaaaaatatggTTCAAAAGAAAAGGGTGCTTATGGTTTGTTTAGgtatgttttaaaatatttgagcgtataataaatttaaaaaatcttataccataacagtataaaacgttatttttattttacagggAATATTTGTCGTTCGCCAATAGCAGAAGCAGTTTtcaaaaacgaaataaatgtaTTAGGCTTGAATGAATCATGGGAAGTAGAAAGTGCAGCAATCGCGGGATATCATACAGGTAAATGTCCAGATTCAAGAGCTATATCTACGCTAAGAGAAAAGGGTATCACTAACTATTCTCATACAGCACGAACAGTGAGtaaatttattgttatataaaaaatgtctGATATTAGTATTAATGTATTTTATCATTGTAGATCAACGTAGATGATTTTACCACATTTAATTGGATATTTGGAATGGATAATACTAATattgaagaattaaataatatgaaacctGCGAATTGTACTGCTAAGATTGAACTTCTTGGAAAGTATGATCCAAAGGGAGAAA
Coding sequences within:
- the LOC100644796 gene encoding low molecular weight phosphotyrosine protein phosphatase translates to MVQKKRVLMVCLGNICRSPIAEAVFKNEINVLGLNESWEVESAAIAGYHTGKCPDSRAISTLREKGITNYSHTARTINVDDFTTFNWIFGMDNTNIEELNNMKPANCTAKIELLGKYDPKGEIIIVDPYYMNNNDGFHKAYEQSTRCIKAFLQQHKDETLKPE
- the LOC100644674 gene encoding U3 small nucleolar RNA-interacting protein 2 isoform X2 — encoded protein: MSFFIRNKQGSGGIKRKFNGYTKTKGKTKKINKSIPDDNESIASTDEELAEENQRNEEYESEEEEETAQEKRVRLAKKYLQHIEEEERDRAEFEEGAVARRLQEEYLEEKGRLRKTVASNYINHGEPIVLKCKEHKSSITCLCLSSNGKFLYSGSKDGSLVKWCLKERAKLKAVKGKRKSEAGMKCVQCLAISTDGKFLVAGDSGCKHILVFCGDTLNHIKNLQGHRDSVTSLVFRRDTHTLYSGSKDRSVKVWNLSDMAYVESLFGHQNGVTSIDALARERAITSGGFDGTIRIWKIVEESQLIFNGHGGSIDTVKLINEEHFFSCGDDGQLCVWGCLKKKPLCSVADAHGRDESNNQPMWISSIATLLNTDLVASGSRNGVIRLWQCGDSFRSLNPLFEIQLTGFVNALCFTSDGTQLIAGIGQEHRLGRWWRISEAKNSIVIIPLIQTKNK
- the LOC100644674 gene encoding U3 small nucleolar RNA-interacting protein 2 isoform X1, whose protein sequence is MSFFIRNKQGSGGIKRKFNGYTKTKGKTKKINKSIPDDNESIASTDEELAEENQRRNEEYESEEEEETAQEKRVRLAKKYLQHIEEEERDRAEFEEGAVARRLQEEYLEEKGRLRKTVASNYINHGEPIVLKCKEHKSSITCLCLSSNGKFLYSGSKDGSLVKWCLKERAKLKAVKGKRKSEAGMKCVQCLAISTDGKFLVAGDSGCKHILVFCGDTLNHIKNLQGHRDSVTSLVFRRDTHTLYSGSKDRSVKVWNLSDMAYVESLFGHQNGVTSIDALARERAITSGGFDGTIRIWKIVEESQLIFNGHGGSIDTVKLINEEHFFSCGDDGQLCVWGCLKKKPLCSVADAHGRDESNNQPMWISSIATLLNTDLVASGSRNGVIRLWQCGDSFRSLNPLFEIQLTGFVNALCFTSDGTQLIAGIGQEHRLGRWWRISEAKNSIVIIPLIQTKNK